From Actinomycetota bacterium, a single genomic window includes:
- the purM gene encoding phosphoribosylformylglycinamidine cyclo-ligase, translating into MTTGAPAPGDRRPATYAAAGVDVAAGARAVDRIRAAVASTRTPGVVGDLGGFGGLFSVPGGFRTPVLVSSTDGVGTKVLVAQAMGRHDTVGIDLVAMSVDDVAAQGGQPLFFLDYLLFDRLDEDLAGQLVAGIAAGCREAGCALIGGEMAEHPGHLPAGSYDLAGFCVGIVERDRVVTGAGIREGDAVIGMGSSGLHSNGYSLARRVLLADGPGRLMSVVPSLGRPLGDELLEPTTIYAPAVARLLAEVAVEVRGLVHVTGGGIPENLGRILPAGLGAWVDPAMWPRPPIFDLIAAEGPVEEAEMYRTFNMGLGMLAVVPADQAGAALRLLEAAGRPAWEVGRIVPGAGVQIRG; encoded by the coding sequence GTGACCACGGGAGCACCCGCTCCCGGCGACCGCCGGCCCGCGACCTATGCGGCCGCGGGCGTCGACGTTGCCGCCGGCGCCCGGGCGGTGGACCGGATCCGGGCAGCGGTGGCGTCCACCCGCACCCCCGGGGTGGTGGGCGACCTGGGCGGGTTCGGGGGTCTGTTCTCGGTACCGGGCGGGTTCCGCACGCCCGTGCTGGTCTCCTCAACCGACGGCGTGGGCACCAAGGTCCTGGTGGCCCAGGCGATGGGACGCCACGACACGGTGGGGATCGACCTGGTGGCGATGTCGGTGGACGACGTGGCCGCGCAGGGCGGGCAGCCGCTCTTCTTCCTGGACTACCTGCTGTTCGACCGTCTCGACGAGGACCTGGCCGGTCAGCTGGTGGCTGGGATTGCCGCCGGGTGCCGGGAGGCGGGCTGCGCCCTGATCGGCGGCGAGATGGCCGAGCACCCCGGGCACCTGCCGGCGGGCTCTTACGACCTGGCGGGGTTCTGCGTGGGCATCGTGGAGCGGGACCGGGTGGTGACCGGCGCCGGGATCCGGGAGGGTGACGCCGTGATCGGGATGGGGTCGTCCGGGCTGCACTCCAACGGGTACTCGCTGGCCCGCCGGGTGCTGCTGGCCGACGGTCCCGGGCGGCTGATGTCGGTTGTCCCATCGCTGGGCCGGCCCCTGGGCGACGAGCTGCTGGAGCCGACCACGATCTACGCCCCGGCCGTGGCCCGGCTGCTGGCGGAGGTGGCGGTGGAGGTGCGGGGCCTCGTCCACGTGACCGGCGGCGGCATCCCCGAGAACCTCGGACGCATCCTGCCCGCCGGGCTGGGGGCTTGGGTGGACCCGGCCATGTGGCCCCGCCCCCCGATCTTTGACCTGATCGCCGCCGAGGGCCCGGTGGAAGAGGCGGAGATGTACCGCACCTTCAACATGGGCCTCGGGATGCTGGCGGTGGTGCCGGCCGACCAGGCGGGCGCGGCGCTCCGGCTCCTGGAAGCGGCCGGGCGTCCGGCGTGGGAGGTGGGCCGAATTGTGCCCGGGGCCGGGGTGCAGATCCGAGGTTAG
- a CDS encoding [protein-PII] uridylyltransferase: protein MLAERDVLLSDEVLTGAAWCRAYAALVDQWLAGLFTQALGPAASDVALVAVGGYGRSELAPGSDIDVHLVHAGRRDIAQIAEAMWYPIWEAGLHLGHHVATAKETLRLADHDLETATTLLSARHVAGDASVSAELAAAAQATWERRGRSRLAELATGVAERHRRFGEVAFRLEPDLKEGRGGLRDVHALHWAEAAHRVLLDVDAPSLDAWYGVLLDARVELQRLTGHPTNVLALQEQEGVARALGDASALALMGRVAEAARSIAWTSDDAWRRIEASLRGRRGGEKPRALGPGIALAGGEVLVLDGAPVADPVFVLRVAAGAATEAATIERHSLEILAAQAPDLPDPWPEEARGLFCTLLLAGAEAIRVIEALDQRGLWGRLLPEWAGVRALPPHSAYHRFTVDRHLLEAVAHAARRAGQVDRPDLLAMVALLHDLGKGLPGDHTETGAVLARAVAARMGFGAADVETIGRAVELHLLLPQAATRRDLDDPTTIEQVADAVGDRSLLHLLAVLCEADSLATGPQAWGPWKAGLVGCLVERAEAVLTGLPATGDECRAAGEVFPSAAQLARLADGQEHIEGHGPVLTVMADDRPGLFSRVAGVLAMHGLDVLAAAAYSSDEGRALAEFRVADPLHDEPPWNRVIADLRRALGGGLAIQARVVARARTYAGTRQLSRAPAAAAVRIDNDASQVATVIDVHAPDAIGTLYRITRTLADFDLDIRKARVQTQGSEVVDSFYVRDRSGRKVTDPARLAEIERGVLHALTDERG, encoded by the coding sequence GTGCTGGCCGAACGGGACGTCCTCTTGAGCGATGAGGTGCTCACCGGAGCCGCCTGGTGCCGCGCCTACGCCGCCCTGGTGGACCAGTGGCTGGCCGGCCTGTTCACCCAGGCGCTGGGCCCGGCGGCCTCGGACGTCGCCCTGGTGGCCGTCGGCGGCTACGGCCGCTCGGAGCTGGCCCCGGGCAGCGACATCGACGTCCACCTGGTCCATGCCGGCCGCCGGGACATCGCCCAGATCGCCGAGGCCATGTGGTACCCGATCTGGGAGGCCGGCCTGCACCTCGGCCATCACGTCGCCACCGCCAAGGAGACCCTGCGCCTGGCCGACCACGACCTGGAGACCGCCACCACCCTGCTCAGCGCCCGGCACGTCGCAGGCGACGCGTCGGTGAGCGCCGAGCTGGCGGCGGCGGCCCAGGCCACCTGGGAGCGCCGGGGCCGGTCCCGCCTGGCCGAGCTGGCCACCGGCGTCGCCGAGCGCCACCGGCGCTTCGGCGAGGTTGCCTTCCGCCTGGAGCCTGACCTGAAGGAGGGCCGGGGGGGCCTGCGTGACGTCCACGCCCTGCACTGGGCCGAGGCCGCCCACCGGGTGCTGCTCGACGTCGACGCCCCGAGCCTGGATGCCTGGTACGGCGTGCTCCTCGATGCCCGCGTGGAACTGCAGCGCCTGACCGGCCACCCCACCAACGTGCTGGCCCTGCAGGAGCAGGAGGGCGTGGCCCGGGCGTTGGGCGACGCCAGCGCGCTCGCCCTCATGGGCCGGGTGGCCGAGGCGGCCCGGTCGATCGCCTGGACCAGCGACGACGCCTGGCGGCGCATCGAGGCATCCCTGCGGGGGCGCCGGGGGGGCGAGAAGCCCCGCGCCCTGGGACCGGGCATCGCCCTGGCCGGCGGCGAGGTCCTGGTGCTGGATGGGGCACCGGTGGCCGACCCGGTGTTCGTCCTACGGGTGGCGGCGGGCGCCGCGACCGAGGCGGCGACCATCGAGCGCCACTCCCTCGAGATCCTGGCCGCCCAGGCCCCCGATCTGCCCGACCCCTGGCCCGAGGAGGCCCGCGGGCTGTTCTGCACCCTCCTGCTGGCGGGCGCCGAGGCCATCCGGGTCATCGAGGCGCTAGATCAGCGCGGCCTGTGGGGCCGCCTGCTCCCGGAGTGGGCCGGGGTGCGGGCGCTGCCGCCGCACAGCGCCTACCACCGCTTCACCGTCGACCGTCACCTGCTGGAGGCGGTTGCCCACGCCGCCCGGCGGGCAGGCCAGGTGGACCGTCCCGACCTGCTGGCGATGGTCGCCCTGCTGCACGACCTCGGCAAGGGCCTGCCGGGCGACCACACCGAGACCGGAGCGGTGCTGGCCCGGGCGGTGGCGGCCCGGATGGGGTTCGGGGCCGCCGATGTCGAGACCATCGGCCGGGCCGTCGAGCTGCACCTGCTGTTGCCCCAGGCCGCCACCCGCCGGGATCTGGACGACCCGACCACGATCGAGCAGGTGGCCGATGCCGTCGGGGACCGGTCGCTGCTCCACCTCCTGGCGGTGCTGTGCGAGGCCGACTCCCTGGCCACCGGCCCGCAGGCCTGGGGGCCGTGGAAGGCGGGCCTGGTGGGATGCCTGGTGGAGCGGGCCGAAGCCGTGCTGACCGGCCTGCCCGCCACCGGCGACGAGTGCCGGGCGGCCGGCGAGGTGTTCCCGTCGGCGGCGCAGCTGGCCCGGCTGGCCGACGGGCAGGAGCACATCGAGGGCCACGGGCCGGTGCTGACCGTGATGGCCGATGACCGCCCCGGGCTCTTCAGCCGGGTGGCGGGTGTCCTGGCGATGCACGGGCTCGACGTCCTGGCAGCGGCGGCCTACTCATCGGACGAGGGCCGGGCGCTGGCCGAGTTCCGGGTGGCCGACCCGCTGCACGATGAGCCCCCGTGGAACCGGGTGATCGCCGACCTGCGCCGTGCCCTCGGCGGCGGCCTGGCCATCCAGGCCCGGGTGGTGGCCCGGGCGCGGACCTACGCCGGGACCCGGCAGCTCTCGCGGGCGCCGGCGGCGGCGGCGGTACGCATCGACAACGACGCCTCGCAGGTGGCCACCGTGATCGATGTCCACGCTCCCGACGCCATCGGGACCCTGTACCGGATCACCCGCACGCTGGCGGACTTCGACCTCGACATCCGCAAAGCCCGGGTCCAGACGCAGGGCTCGGAGGTGGTCGACTCGTTCTACGTGCGGGACCGCTCGGGCCGCAAGGTGACCGACCCGGCCCGGCTGGCCGAGATCGAGCGGGGCGTGCTGCACGCCCTGACGGACGAACGGGGGTAG
- a CDS encoding helix-turn-helix domain-containing protein — MSEVVIVRWPEEAGTIDRLRTLGRPRLLLVAPDAEAPAMVECDEDWIRLPAEDADVRVRISTLAARAARHSLPPAVKGDGRLSFRGHWVGLTGVEEALAMLLCEHFGEVVDHDAVEAAASVVRQPSPNALRVTISRLRKRIAPLGLVVRRVHNRGYVLDVG, encoded by the coding sequence GTGTCCGAGGTAGTCATTGTCCGGTGGCCGGAGGAGGCGGGCACCATCGACCGCCTGCGGACCCTCGGCCGGCCCCGCCTGCTGCTGGTGGCGCCCGACGCCGAGGCGCCCGCCATGGTGGAGTGCGACGAGGACTGGATCCGCCTGCCGGCCGAGGACGCCGATGTCCGGGTGCGGATCTCCACCCTCGCCGCCCGGGCCGCCCGCCACAGTCTGCCGCCGGCGGTGAAAGGCGACGGCCGGCTGTCGTTCCGGGGCCACTGGGTGGGCCTGACCGGCGTCGAGGAGGCGCTGGCGATGCTGCTGTGCGAGCACTTCGGCGAGGTGGTGGACCACGATGCGGTGGAGGCGGCGGCCTCGGTGGTGCGCCAGCCCTCGCCCAACGCCCTGCGGGTGACAATCTCCCGGCTGCGCAAGCGGATCGCCCCGCTGGGCCTGGTGGTGCGCCGGGTGCACAACCGGGGCTACGTGCTCGACGTGGGGTAG
- a CDS encoding response regulator transcription factor encodes MADNPDPMRVMVVDDHPVWRNGLRADFAASGVAVLVAEAGDGGEAIEKAREAMPEVVIMDLNLPVVSGIEATRRIVAESPHVRVLVLSASPDEQDVLEAVKAGASGYLLKSSTSAEVIDALRRVRLGEPVFTPSLAGLVLGEFRRMATKDPNEPKITDREQEVLRLVAKGYTYREIADQLFLSVKTVQNHVQNILTKLHLHGRYQLMRYALQRGLDRA; translated from the coding sequence ATGGCCGACAACCCCGACCCGATGCGGGTGATGGTGGTGGATGACCATCCCGTGTGGCGCAACGGCCTGCGGGCCGACTTCGCCGCCTCCGGCGTCGCCGTCCTGGTGGCCGAGGCGGGCGACGGCGGCGAGGCCATCGAAAAGGCCCGGGAGGCCATGCCCGAGGTGGTGATCATGGATCTCAACCTGCCGGTGGTCTCCGGCATCGAGGCCACCCGCCGGATTGTCGCGGAGTCGCCCCACGTCCGGGTCCTGGTGCTGTCGGCCTCGCCCGACGAGCAGGACGTCCTGGAGGCGGTGAAGGCGGGCGCCTCGGGGTACCTGTTGAAGAGCTCGACCTCGGCCGAGGTGATCGACGCCCTGCGCCGGGTGCGCCTGGGTGAGCCGGTGTTCACGCCGTCGCTGGCCGGTCTGGTGCTGGGCGAGTTCCGCCGGATGGCCACCAAGGACCCCAACGAGCCGAAGATCACGGACCGGGAGCAGGAGGTCCTCCGTCTGGTGGCGAAGGGCTACACCTACCGGGAGATCGCCGACCAGCTGTTCCTGTCGGTCAAGACGGTGCAGAACCACGTGCAGAACATCCTGACCAAGCTGCACCTGCACGGGCGCTACCAGCTGATGCGCTACGCCCTGCAGCGGGGCCTGGACCGGGCGTGA
- the purF gene encoding amidophosphoribosyltransferase — protein sequence MGEHGEHADRPREACGVVGIHAPGTEASTLAYYGLFALQHRGQESAGIAVSEGDSVVVFKDMGLVSQVFDTERLSSLTGHIAIGHVRYSTTGSSSWENSQPSYKTTNTFGIALGHNGNLINTRELAAQIDPPTSGFRGQPAASTDSDIVATLIAESGEETAEEAIVSVLPRLQGAFSLVLMDEGTLFGARDPHGLRPLVLGRLENGYALASETCALDIIGATFIREIEPGEMVMIDDTGLRSRRFAPAKPSLCIFEFVYFARPDSKLFGKSVYKTRYQMGRRLAEEAPADADLVMGVPETAAAAAAGYSAASGIPYGEGLVKNRYVGRTFIQPTQLIRQQGIRAKLNPLHEVIEGRRIVVVDDSIVRGNTTAQIVRMLRDAGAREVHMRISSPPIKWPCFYGIDTANRDELIGAWMSVDEIRDKIGADTLHYLSLEGMVASTDVAAEKFCTACFSHDYPIPVPEHVAVTKHMLEEQPVASLLGGTAPTPTSA from the coding sequence ATGGGTGAGCATGGTGAGCATGCGGACCGGCCTCGCGAGGCATGCGGGGTGGTCGGCATCCACGCACCCGGCACCGAAGCGTCCACCCTCGCCTACTACGGCCTCTTCGCCCTGCAGCACCGCGGCCAGGAGTCGGCGGGGATCGCGGTCTCCGAGGGCGACAGCGTCGTGGTGTTCAAGGACATGGGGCTGGTCTCGCAGGTGTTCGACACCGAGCGGCTCAGCTCGCTCACCGGCCACATCGCCATCGGCCACGTGCGCTACTCCACCACGGGCTCCAGCTCCTGGGAGAACTCCCAGCCCTCCTACAAGACCACCAACACCTTCGGCATCGCCCTCGGCCACAACGGCAACCTGATCAACACCCGGGAGCTGGCCGCCCAGATCGACCCGCCCACCAGTGGGTTCCGCGGGCAGCCGGCCGCCAGCACGGACTCCGACATCGTGGCCACCCTGATCGCCGAGAGCGGCGAGGAGACCGCCGAGGAGGCCATCGTCTCGGTCCTGCCCCGGCTGCAGGGGGCGTTCTCGCTGGTGCTCATGGACGAGGGCACCTTGTTCGGCGCCCGGGATCCCCACGGGCTGCGGCCCCTGGTGCTCGGCCGGCTGGAGAACGGCTATGCCCTGGCGTCGGAGACCTGCGCCCTCGACATCATCGGTGCCACCTTCATCCGGGAGATCGAGCCGGGCGAGATGGTGATGATCGACGACACCGGGCTGCGATCACGGCGCTTCGCACCGGCCAAGCCCTCGCTGTGCATCTTCGAGTTCGTCTACTTCGCCCGGCCGGACTCCAAGCTGTTCGGCAAGAGCGTGTACAAGACCCGTTACCAGATGGGCCGCCGGCTGGCCGAGGAGGCCCCCGCCGACGCCGACCTGGTCATGGGCGTCCCGGAGACCGCCGCCGCGGCGGCCGCCGGGTACTCGGCGGCGTCGGGCATCCCCTACGGCGAGGGCCTGGTCAAGAACCGCTACGTGGGCCGCACCTTCATCCAGCCCACCCAGCTGATCCGCCAGCAGGGCATCCGGGCCAAGCTGAACCCGCTGCACGAGGTGATCGAGGGCCGGCGCATCGTGGTCGTGGACGACTCCATCGTGCGGGGCAACACCACCGCCCAGATCGTGCGCATGCTGCGCGACGCCGGCGCCCGGGAGGTCCACATGCGGATCTCGTCGCCCCCCATCAAGTGGCCGTGCTTCTACGGCATCGACACCGCCAACCGGGACGAGCTCATCGGGGCGTGGATGTCGGTGGACGAGATCCGGGACAAGATCGGCGCCGACACCCTGCACTACCTTTCACTCGAGGGCATGGTGGCCTCCACCGACGTGGCCGCCGAGAAGTTCTGCACCGCCTGCTTCTCGCACGACTACCCCATCCCCGTGCCCGAGCACGTGGCGGTCACCAAGCACATGCTCGAGGAGCAGCCGGTGGCGTCGCTCCTCGGGGGCACCGCCCCCACACCCACCAGCGCGTGA
- the purL gene encoding phosphoribosylformylglycinamidine synthase subunit PurL encodes MTPPTGEGGGQAAGEGLDPDLHRALGLTDGEYERIVGILGRAPNRAELAMYSVMWSEHCSYKSSRIHLRTLPSEGPHVLLGPGEGAGIVEVGGVAVALRIESHNHPSYIEPVQGAQTGIGGIVRDILSMGARPIALLDPLRFGPLPVEGRTEPEIAERNRWLVDGVVHGISSYGNCIGVPTVGGEVVFDDCYSGNPLVNVMCVGVAPIERIKLARAHGPGNKVLLLGSKTGRDGIGGVSVLASSVFEAGSETKRPSVQVGDPFTEKLLIEACLELIDRGVVVGIQDLGGAGICCATSESAANAGTGMRVVLDRVPRRERGMEPFEVLTSESQERMLVVVSPADAAEALATCRRWGLDAEVIGEVTDTGRLEVVSETGEILADVPAASLGDGPVYDRPRQAPLPLPAPPSIDDLDVAPGDLAAAVLRLVGDPSLCSKRWVWEQYDHQVMLGTVAGPGRDAAVLRLPGTTKRIAVTADANGRWCAADPYLGTCHAVAEAARNLTAVGAEPIGVTNCLNFGSPERPEVMWAFAESVRGLGDACRALGTPVTGGNVSFYNESAGRSIHPTPVVGMVGIVADAGAPPLGFRRGGDLVVLLGATGAELAGSEYRRILHGRTGGLPALDLAAEAALGRVVRDAIGRGLLASSHDCSDGGLAVALAEACLDAGVGASIGLAGAASAARLAPHVWLFSETAGRMLVSLAPAHLPALEALARAEGVPLAYLGTVGGEDLALDDVAIPVAALRAAHEETLPRAMGA; translated from the coding sequence GTGACGCCGCCGACAGGGGAGGGCGGCGGGCAGGCTGCCGGGGAGGGCCTCGACCCGGATCTGCACCGGGCGCTGGGCCTCACCGACGGGGAGTACGAGCGCATCGTGGGCATCCTCGGCCGGGCGCCCAACCGGGCGGAGCTGGCGATGTACTCGGTTATGTGGTCGGAGCACTGCTCCTACAAGTCCAGCCGCATCCATCTCCGCACGCTGCCCTCGGAGGGGCCGCATGTCCTGCTCGGACCGGGCGAGGGAGCGGGCATCGTGGAGGTGGGCGGCGTCGCCGTGGCGCTGCGCATCGAGAGCCACAACCACCCCTCCTACATCGAGCCCGTACAGGGAGCCCAGACCGGTATCGGGGGCATCGTGCGGGACATCCTGTCGATGGGAGCCCGGCCGATCGCCCTGCTGGATCCGCTGCGCTTCGGGCCTCTCCCGGTCGAAGGCAGGACCGAGCCAGAGATCGCCGAACGCAACCGCTGGCTGGTGGACGGGGTGGTGCACGGCATCTCGTCGTACGGCAACTGCATCGGGGTACCCACAGTGGGCGGCGAGGTCGTCTTCGACGACTGCTACTCGGGCAACCCGCTGGTCAACGTGATGTGCGTCGGGGTCGCCCCCATTGAGCGCATCAAGCTCGCCCGGGCACACGGGCCGGGCAACAAGGTCCTGCTCCTGGGCTCCAAGACCGGCCGGGACGGCATCGGCGGGGTGTCGGTGCTGGCGTCGTCGGTGTTCGAGGCCGGCTCCGAGACCAAGCGGCCGAGCGTCCAGGTGGGCGACCCCTTCACCGAGAAGCTGCTGATCGAGGCCTGCCTGGAGCTCATCGACCGGGGCGTGGTGGTGGGGATCCAGGACCTGGGGGGCGCCGGCATCTGCTGCGCCACCTCGGAGTCCGCCGCCAACGCCGGGACCGGGATGCGGGTGGTGCTGGACCGGGTACCTCGCCGGGAGCGGGGTATGGAGCCCTTCGAGGTGCTGACCTCGGAATCCCAGGAGCGCATGCTGGTGGTGGTCTCGCCGGCCGACGCCGCCGAGGCCCTGGCCACGTGCCGGCGCTGGGGGCTGGATGCCGAGGTGATCGGCGAGGTCACCGACACCGGGCGTCTCGAGGTGGTCTCCGAGACCGGCGAGATCCTCGCCGACGTGCCGGCGGCGTCGCTGGGCGACGGCCCGGTGTACGACCGGCCCCGCCAGGCCCCACTGCCCCTGCCTGCCCCCCCGTCGATCGACGATCTGGACGTCGCCCCGGGGGACCTGGCCGCCGCGGTGCTCCGGCTGGTGGGCGACCCCAGCCTGTGCTCCAAGCGTTGGGTCTGGGAGCAGTACGACCACCAGGTGATGCTGGGGACGGTGGCCGGACCGGGGAGGGACGCCGCGGTACTCCGGCTGCCCGGGACCACCAAGCGCATCGCGGTCACCGCCGACGCCAACGGGCGCTGGTGCGCCGCCGACCCCTACCTCGGGACGTGCCACGCGGTGGCCGAGGCGGCCCGCAACCTCACCGCGGTGGGGGCAGAGCCCATCGGCGTCACCAACTGCCTCAACTTCGGCTCGCCCGAACGGCCCGAGGTCATGTGGGCGTTCGCTGAGAGCGTGCGGGGCCTGGGGGATGCCTGCCGGGCGCTGGGCACGCCGGTGACGGGCGGCAACGTGTCGTTCTACAACGAGAGCGCCGGGCGCTCCATCCACCCGACGCCGGTGGTGGGCATGGTGGGCATCGTCGCCGACGCCGGTGCCCCGCCCCTCGGCTTCCGTCGGGGCGGCGACCTGGTGGTGCTGCTGGGCGCCACCGGGGCCGAGCTGGCGGGGAGCGAGTACCGCCGCATCCTGCACGGCCGCACCGGGGGCCTGCCCGCCCTGGACCTGGCGGCGGAGGCCGCCCTGGGGCGTGTCGTGCGCGACGCCATCGGCCGGGGGCTGCTGGCCAGCTCACACGACTGCTCTGACGGCGGCCTGGCGGTGGCCCTGGCCGAGGCCTGCCTGGACGCCGGGGTGGGGGCGTCGATTGGCCTGGCCGGGGCTGCGTCGGCTGCCCGGCTGGCACCCCACGTGTGGCTGTTTTCCGAGACGGCGGGCCGGATGCTGGTCTCGCTGGCCCCGGCCCACCTGCCGGCGCTGGAGGCCCTGGCGCGGGCAGAGGGCGTGCCGCTGGCCTACCTGGGCACGGTCGGGGGTGAGGACCTGGCGCTGGACGACGTGGCGATCCCGGTCGCCGCCCTCCGGGCGGCGCACGAGGAGACCCTGCCCCGGGCGATGGGGGCCTGA
- a CDS encoding ammonium transporter, whose amino-acid sequence MMRAKLREKWELLKEKDTRKLIAVIFGGKMLGILTLLGAIKGFGWYFSAPASAAVLHGAAVKANDIVNPVNTVWVLVTAFLVFFMQAGFMGLEAGFARSRETVNILLECVFDTCLCGILYYAFGFAFQFGIGNGFIGHTYFWLHGAPYTYGSTGVAFLAFWLFQFAFADTASTITSGAMVGRTAFMGDIYYSIVVSGFLYPIFGHWAWGPGGFLGNMTVPFFAHLSGSGVVFRDFAGSTVVHTVGGVIALTGAIALGPRLGRRFKRDGGGPLPPHDLTWGCIGGVILWFGWYGFNPGSTLSAMDFAGIGRVAANTTLAACAGGMAAVLIAFPKLKKWDLGLSVNGFLGGLVAITCPCYWVSPTGSVIIGAVAGLVVVLGIELLEHLRIDDPIGAVPVHLFCGIWGTLSLGLLATGHYGVPTAAGFDASTVVTGLFYGGGLNQFRAQLVGSLTCIVAVGGVSMLMMWGLMKLGVLRISRDGELEGMDLHEHGTAAYHVEFGQGMTYTAPPNLSRVGSGHPAEEEEPVAVSTADDS is encoded by the coding sequence ATGATGCGAGCCAAGCTCCGGGAGAAATGGGAGCTCCTCAAAGAGAAGGACACGCGCAAGCTCATCGCGGTGATCTTCGGCGGGAAAATGCTGGGCATCCTCACCCTGCTGGGGGCCATCAAGGGCTTCGGGTGGTACTTCAGCGCCCCGGCGAGTGCCGCGGTCCTGCACGGAGCGGCGGTAAAGGCCAACGACATCGTCAACCCGGTCAACACCGTCTGGGTGCTGGTGACCGCCTTCCTGGTCTTCTTCATGCAGGCCGGATTCATGGGCCTGGAGGCGGGCTTCGCCCGCTCCCGGGAGACGGTGAACATCCTCCTGGAGTGCGTGTTCGACACCTGCCTGTGCGGGATCCTGTACTACGCCTTCGGGTTCGCCTTCCAGTTCGGCATCGGCAACGGGTTCATCGGCCACACCTACTTCTGGCTGCACGGGGCGCCCTACACCTACGGCTCCACCGGTGTGGCCTTCCTGGCGTTCTGGCTGTTCCAGTTCGCCTTCGCCGACACCGCCTCGACGATCACCTCCGGGGCGATGGTCGGGCGCACGGCATTCATGGGTGACATCTACTACTCGATCGTGGTCTCCGGCTTCCTGTACCCGATCTTCGGCCACTGGGCGTGGGGGCCGGGCGGGTTCCTGGGCAACATGACCGTGCCCTTCTTCGCCCACCTGTCGGGCAGCGGCGTGGTGTTCCGGGACTTCGCCGGTTCCACCGTGGTGCACACTGTCGGCGGGGTGATCGCCCTGACGGGCGCCATCGCCCTCGGCCCCCGGCTCGGCCGCCGGTTCAAGCGGGACGGGGGCGGCCCCTTACCACCGCACGACCTCACGTGGGGCTGCATCGGCGGCGTCATCCTGTGGTTCGGATGGTACGGGTTCAACCCCGGATCGACGCTGTCGGCCATGGACTTCGCCGGCATCGGCCGGGTGGCGGCCAACACCACCCTCGCGGCGTGCGCCGGTGGCATGGCGGCAGTCCTCATCGCCTTCCCCAAGCTGAAGAAGTGGGACCTCGGTCTGTCGGTGAACGGGTTCCTGGGCGGCCTGGTGGCCATCACCTGCCCGTGCTACTGGGTGTCGCCCACCGGGTCGGTGATCATCGGGGCGGTCGCCGGTCTCGTGGTGGTGCTTGGCATCGAACTCCTCGAGCACCTGCGCATCGACGATCCCATCGGCGCTGTGCCGGTGCACCTGTTCTGCGGCATCTGGGGAACGCTCAGCCTGGGGTTGCTGGCCACCGGCCACTACGGGGTCCCGACCGCGGCCGGCTTCGATGCCTCGACGGTGGTGACCGGCCTGTTCTATGGCGGCGGCCTCAACCAGTTCCGGGCGCAGCTGGTTGGGAGCCTCACCTGCATCGTTGCCGTGGGCGGGGTCTCCATGCTGATGATGTGGGGCCTCATGAAGCTGGGTGTCCTGCGCATCTCCCGGGACGGCGAGCTGGAGGGCATGGACCTCCACGAGCACGGCACGGCCGCGTACCACGTGGAGTTCGGCCAGGGCATGACCTACACCGCCCCGCCGAACCTGTCCCGGGTGGGTTCGGGGCATCCGGCCGAGGAGGAGGAGCCCGTCGCCGTCTCGACGGCCGACGACTCCTAG
- a CDS encoding P-II family nitrogen regulator, producing MPHLITAIIKPFKLEEVKDALRGAGVLGLTVSEVQGYGRQGGKSEIFRGSEYKVDFVPKVKVEVLVESGQSDKVMDVIAAAAKTGKIGDGKIWCLDLDRLMRVCTGELGDDAV from the coding sequence ATGCCCCACCTGATCACCGCCATCATCAAGCCGTTCAAGCTGGAAGAGGTCAAGGACGCCCTGCGCGGCGCCGGCGTGCTGGGCCTCACCGTCTCCGAGGTGCAGGGCTACGGCCGCCAGGGCGGCAAGAGCGAGATCTTCCGAGGGTCGGAGTACAAGGTCGACTTCGTGCCCAAGGTGAAGGTAGAAGTCCTGGTGGAGTCGGGCCAGTCGGACAAGGTCATGGACGTCATCGCCGCCGCCGCCAAGACCGGCAAGATCGGCGACGGCAAGATCTGGTGCCTCGACCTGGACCGCCTGATGCGGGTGTGCACCGGCGAGCTGGGCGATGACGCCGTTTAG